The Caulobacter sp. FWC26 genome contains a region encoding:
- a CDS encoding response regulator, translated as MERAVKTCLVVDDSRVIRKVARRVLEDIGFEIAEAADGMEALAWCRAAMPDAVLLDWNMPVMNGIDFLRQLRAEPGGAAPKVIFCTVENSPDHIRAALEAGADEYIMKPFDGDIIEAKFAEAGLL; from the coding sequence TTGGAGCGCGCCGTGAAGACCTGTCTGGTGGTCGACGACAGCCGGGTGATCCGTAAGGTCGCCCGCCGAGTCCTTGAGGACATCGGCTTCGAGATCGCCGAGGCCGCCGATGGCATGGAGGCCCTGGCGTGGTGCCGCGCGGCCATGCCCGACGCGGTGCTGCTCGACTGGAACATGCCGGTCATGAACGGCATCGACTTTCTGCGCCAGCTGCGAGCCGAGCCGGGCGGCGCGGCGCCCAAGGTCATATTCTGCACGGTCGAGAACAGCCCCGACCACATCCGCGCGGCCCTGGAGGCGGGCGCGGACGAGTACATCATGAAGCCTTTCGACGGCGACATCATCGAGGCGAAGTTCGCCGAGGCGGGCCTGCTGTGA